One Dama dama isolate Ldn47 chromosome 16, ASM3311817v1, whole genome shotgun sequence DNA window includes the following coding sequences:
- the EGR3 gene encoding early growth response protein 3 isoform X3, whose product MDIGLTNEKPNPELSYSGSFQPAPGNKTVTYLGKFAFDSPSNWCQDNIISLMSAGILGVPPASGALSTQTSTASMVQPPQGDVEAMYPALPPYSNCSDLYSEPVSFHDPQGNPGLAYSPQDYQSAKPALDSNLFPMIPDYNLYHHPNDMGSMPEHKPFQGMDPIRVNPPPITPLETIKAFKDKQIHPGFGSLPQPPLTLKPIRPRKYPNRPSKTPLHERPHACPAEGCDRRFSRSDELTRHLRIHTGHKPFQCRICMRSFSRSDHLTTHIRTHTGEKPFACEFCGRKFARSDERKRHAKIHLKQKEKKAEKGGAPSASSAAPVSLAPVVTTCA is encoded by the coding sequence ATGGACATCGGTCTGACCAACGAGAAGCCCAACCCGGAACTCTCATATTCGGGCTCCTTCCAGCCAGCCCCCGGCAACAAGACCGTGACCTACTTGGGAAAGTTCGCCTTCGACTCCCCTTCCAACTGGTGCCAGGACAACATCATTAGCCTCATGAGCGCCGGCATTTTGGGGGTGCCCCCGGCCTCTGGGGCACTCAGCACGCAGACCTCCACGGCCAGCATGGTGCAGCCGCCGCAGGGGGACGTGGAGGCCATGTATCCGGCGCTGCCCCCCTATTCTAACTGCAGTGATCTCTACTCGGAGCCTGTGTCTTTCCATGACCCCCAGGGCAACCCCGGGCTCGCCTATTCCCCCCAGGATTACCAGTCGGCCAAACCAGCCTTGGACAGCAACCTCTTCCCCATGATTCCCGACTACAATCTATACCACCACCCCAACGACATGGGCTCCATGCCGGAGCACAAGCCCTTCCAGGGCATGGACCCCATCCGGGTCAACCCGCCCCCTATTACCCCGCTGGAGACCATCAAGGCATTCAAAGACAAGCAGATCCACCCGGGCTTTGGCAGCCTGCCCCAGCCGCCGCTCACGCTCAAGCCCATACGGCCTCGCAAGTACCCCAACCGACCTAGCAAGACCCCGCTCCACGAGCGGCCACACGCGTGCCCGGCGGAGGGCTGCGACCGCCGCTTCAGCCGCTCGGACGAGCTGACCCGGCATCTGCGCATCCACACGGGCCACAAGCCCTTCCAGTGCAGGATCTGCATGCGGAGCTTCAGCCGCAGCGACCACCTTACCACTCACATCCGCACgcacacgggcgagaagccctTTGCCTGCGAGTTCTGCGGGCGCAAGTTTGCGCGCAGCGACGAGCGCAAGCGCCACGCCAAGATCCACCtcaagcaaaaggagaagaaggcggAGAAGGGGGGTGCGCCTTCTGCGTCCTCGGCGGCCCCGGTATCCCTGGCCCCTGTGGTCACCACCTGCGCCTGA
- the EGR3 gene encoding early growth response protein 3 isoform X2 has product MEPCAAWSPRGGRENVMDIGLTNEKPNPELSYSGSFQPAPGNKTVTYLGKFAFDSPSNWCQDNIISLMSAGILGVPPASGALSTQTSTASMVQPPQGDVEAMYPALPPYSNCSDLYSEPVSFHDPQGNPGLAYSPQDYQSAKPALDSNLFPMIPDYNLYHHPNDMGSMPEHKPFQGMDPIRVNPPPITPLETIKAFKDKQIHPGFGSLPQPPLTLKPIRPRKYPNRPSKTPLHERPHACPAEGCDRRFSRSDELTRHLRIHTGHKPFQCRICMRSFSRSDHLTTHIRTHTGEKPFACEFCGRKFARSDERKRHAKIHLKQKEKKAEKGGAPSASSAAPVSLAPVVTTCA; this is encoded by the exons ATGGAGCCATGTGCGGCGTGGAGTCCCCGCGGTGGGAGAG AGAATGTGATGGACATCGGTCTGACCAACGAGAAGCCCAACCCGGAACTCTCATATTCGGGCTCCTTCCAGCCAGCCCCCGGCAACAAGACCGTGACCTACTTGGGAAAGTTCGCCTTCGACTCCCCTTCCAACTGGTGCCAGGACAACATCATTAGCCTCATGAGCGCCGGCATTTTGGGGGTGCCCCCGGCCTCTGGGGCACTCAGCACGCAGACCTCCACGGCCAGCATGGTGCAGCCGCCGCAGGGGGACGTGGAGGCCATGTATCCGGCGCTGCCCCCCTATTCTAACTGCAGTGATCTCTACTCGGAGCCTGTGTCTTTCCATGACCCCCAGGGCAACCCCGGGCTCGCCTATTCCCCCCAGGATTACCAGTCGGCCAAACCAGCCTTGGACAGCAACCTCTTCCCCATGATTCCCGACTACAATCTATACCACCACCCCAACGACATGGGCTCCATGCCGGAGCACAAGCCCTTCCAGGGCATGGACCCCATCCGGGTCAACCCGCCCCCTATTACCCCGCTGGAGACCATCAAGGCATTCAAAGACAAGCAGATCCACCCGGGCTTTGGCAGCCTGCCCCAGCCGCCGCTCACGCTCAAGCCCATACGGCCTCGCAAGTACCCCAACCGACCTAGCAAGACCCCGCTCCACGAGCGGCCACACGCGTGCCCGGCGGAGGGCTGCGACCGCCGCTTCAGCCGCTCGGACGAGCTGACCCGGCATCTGCGCATCCACACGGGCCACAAGCCCTTCCAGTGCAGGATCTGCATGCGGAGCTTCAGCCGCAGCGACCACCTTACCACTCACATCCGCACgcacacgggcgagaagccctTTGCCTGCGAGTTCTGCGGGCGCAAGTTTGCGCGCAGCGACGAGCGCAAGCGCCACGCCAAGATCCACCtcaagcaaaaggagaagaaggcggAGAAGGGGGGTGCGCCTTCTGCGTCCTCGGCGGCCCCGGTATCCCTGGCCCCTGTGGTCACCACCTGCGCCTGA
- the EGR3 gene encoding early growth response protein 3 isoform X1: MTGKLAEKLPVTMSSLLNQLPDNLYPEEIPSALNLFSGSSDSVAHYNQMATENVMDIGLTNEKPNPELSYSGSFQPAPGNKTVTYLGKFAFDSPSNWCQDNIISLMSAGILGVPPASGALSTQTSTASMVQPPQGDVEAMYPALPPYSNCSDLYSEPVSFHDPQGNPGLAYSPQDYQSAKPALDSNLFPMIPDYNLYHHPNDMGSMPEHKPFQGMDPIRVNPPPITPLETIKAFKDKQIHPGFGSLPQPPLTLKPIRPRKYPNRPSKTPLHERPHACPAEGCDRRFSRSDELTRHLRIHTGHKPFQCRICMRSFSRSDHLTTHIRTHTGEKPFACEFCGRKFARSDERKRHAKIHLKQKEKKAEKGGAPSASSAAPVSLAPVVTTCA; the protein is encoded by the exons ATGACCGGCAAACTCGCCGAGAAGCTGCCGGTGACCATGAGCAGTTTGCTAAACCAACTGCCTGACAATCTGTACCCCGAGGAGATCCCCAGCGCGCTCAACCTCTTTTCTGGCAGCAGCGACTCGGTAGCCCATTACAATCAGATGGCTACAG AGAATGTGATGGACATCGGTCTGACCAACGAGAAGCCCAACCCGGAACTCTCATATTCGGGCTCCTTCCAGCCAGCCCCCGGCAACAAGACCGTGACCTACTTGGGAAAGTTCGCCTTCGACTCCCCTTCCAACTGGTGCCAGGACAACATCATTAGCCTCATGAGCGCCGGCATTTTGGGGGTGCCCCCGGCCTCTGGGGCACTCAGCACGCAGACCTCCACGGCCAGCATGGTGCAGCCGCCGCAGGGGGACGTGGAGGCCATGTATCCGGCGCTGCCCCCCTATTCTAACTGCAGTGATCTCTACTCGGAGCCTGTGTCTTTCCATGACCCCCAGGGCAACCCCGGGCTCGCCTATTCCCCCCAGGATTACCAGTCGGCCAAACCAGCCTTGGACAGCAACCTCTTCCCCATGATTCCCGACTACAATCTATACCACCACCCCAACGACATGGGCTCCATGCCGGAGCACAAGCCCTTCCAGGGCATGGACCCCATCCGGGTCAACCCGCCCCCTATTACCCCGCTGGAGACCATCAAGGCATTCAAAGACAAGCAGATCCACCCGGGCTTTGGCAGCCTGCCCCAGCCGCCGCTCACGCTCAAGCCCATACGGCCTCGCAAGTACCCCAACCGACCTAGCAAGACCCCGCTCCACGAGCGGCCACACGCGTGCCCGGCGGAGGGCTGCGACCGCCGCTTCAGCCGCTCGGACGAGCTGACCCGGCATCTGCGCATCCACACGGGCCACAAGCCCTTCCAGTGCAGGATCTGCATGCGGAGCTTCAGCCGCAGCGACCACCTTACCACTCACATCCGCACgcacacgggcgagaagccctTTGCCTGCGAGTTCTGCGGGCGCAAGTTTGCGCGCAGCGACGAGCGCAAGCGCCACGCCAAGATCCACCtcaagcaaaaggagaagaaggcggAGAAGGGGGGTGCGCCTTCTGCGTCCTCGGCGGCCCCGGTATCCCTGGCCCCTGTGGTCACCACCTGCGCCTGA